From a single Cydia strobilella chromosome 17, ilCydStro3.1, whole genome shotgun sequence genomic region:
- the LOC134749070 gene encoding uncharacterized protein LOC134749070 — protein MFLRTKFLLKYCCKFLYYTGCGNYWYEDINHETIRFKLYRFISFSIYTVMIFLENVAAVFGSFPSVEKNSAFMFAAIHNIVLAKFYLFFYHKVSIKKLNSEMGAVGENLEEDNVMKKQYWKVKYGNLLYVVTVYMSLGAFGLESTRKSIVEGAPFYTVVTYWPAYEDSTMTADIFRVFFFITWLYMMLPMMSVDCMPITHLICISYKFVTLRRHFERIREEFDGDLVTMRKEEAEEKLWIGCLEGIKMHQKLMYLADEIKRIFGTILSLQVCESSVCAVFLMLRLALSPHMDLTNAFMTYTFVGTLLYLLALNLWNAGEVTYQASLLSPAVFYCGWHMCTVGRPRRNIRRLVLIACAQAQKPLVFKAFGIYDLSYSTYVSVARMTYSVFAVLYQRGG, from the exons ATGTTCCTACGAACCaagtttttgttaaaatattgcTGCAAATTCTTGTACTATACAGGATGCGGGAATTATTGGTACGAAGACATAAATCATGAAACAATCCGGTTCAAATTGTACCGCTTTATTTCTTTTTCAATTTACACTGTGATGATTTTTCTGGAAAACGTCGCCGCTGTGTTCGGTTCATTTCCCTCGGTGGAAAAAAACTCAGCTTTCATGTTCGCGGCTATTCACAATATCGTACTCGCTAAATTCTATCTCTTCTTTTACCACAaagtttctataaaaaaattaaattctgaGATGGGGGCTGTTGGCGAAAATTTGGAGGAGGATAATGTTATGAAGAAGCAGTACTGGAAAGTGAAATACGGGAATTTGTTGTATGTAGTAACGGTTTATATGTCACTCGGAGCTTTTGGCCTTGAAAGCACAAGAAAGTCAATCGTCGAAG GTGCTCCGTTTTATACTGTGGTCACCTACTGGCCCGCGTATGAAGACTCCACAATGACAGCTGACATCTTTCGCGTATTCTTTTTTATCACGTGGCTATACATGATGCTCCCCATGATGTCCGTCGACTGTATGCCCATCACGCATCTCATCTGCATCTCGTACAAATTCGTCACCCTGCGACGTCACTTCGAAAGGATTAGGGAGGAGTTTGATGGTGATTTAGTGACAATGAGGAAGGAGGAGGCCGAGGAGAAACTGTGGATTGGGTGTTTGGAGGGAATCAAGATGCATCAAAAGCTAATGTA tcTCGCCGACGAAATCAAACGAATATTCGGAACAATATTGTCTCTTCAGGTGTGTGAAAGCTCTGTCTGTGCAGTATTTCTCATGCTGCGTTTGGCG CTATCCCCACACATGGATCTCACTAATGCTTTCATGACTTACACTTTCGTAGGAACGCTGTTATATTTGCTCGCCCTTAATCTCTGGAACGCAGGCGAGGTCACCTATCag GCTTCACTCTTGTCGCCCGCCGTGTTTTACTGCGGCTGGCACATGTGCACGGTGGGACGCCCGCGCCGCAACATACGCCGGCTCGTGCTGATCGCGTGCGCGCAAGCGCAAAAACCGCTCGTATTCAAGGCCTTCGGTATATACGATCTGTCCTACAGCACTTATGTCTCT GTGGCGCGGATGACTTACTCAGTGTTCGCCGTGTTGTACCAGAGGGGCGGCTGA